One window of Paludibacter propionicigenes WB4 genomic DNA carries:
- a CDS encoding pentapeptide repeat-containing protein has product MTENKIFERLDFSQKKFPCEVYDNCRFLNCNFYSSNLVDVSFRDCTFESCDFSLASLKNTALSDIQFIGCKLVGVQFDECNPFLFSVRFENCVLKLAVFQKVKLKKTRFINCNLEETDFTEADMSSGVLDNCNLNRAIFHKTNLEKADFRTAFNYSIDPEANKIKKARFSKMGLEGLLDKYQIEID; this is encoded by the coding sequence ATGACAGAGAATAAAATTTTCGAACGACTTGACTTCTCACAAAAAAAGTTTCCTTGTGAGGTTTACGACAACTGCAGATTTCTCAATTGCAATTTTTACAGCTCCAATCTGGTAGATGTTAGCTTTCGCGATTGCACTTTCGAAAGTTGTGATTTTAGCCTTGCCAGTTTAAAAAACACCGCCCTGAGCGATATTCAGTTTATTGGTTGTAAATTAGTCGGAGTTCAGTTTGATGAGTGTAATCCATTCTTATTTTCGGTAAGGTTTGAAAACTGCGTGCTTAAACTAGCCGTATTTCAGAAAGTAAAACTAAAGAAAACCCGGTTCATAAACTGCAATCTGGAAGAAACAGACTTTACCGAAGCAGACATGTCGTCCGGGGTTTTAGACAACTGCAATTTAAATCGGGCTATATTTCACAAAACGAACCTCGAAAAGGCTGATTTCAGAACTGCATTTAATTATTCTATCGACCCTGAAGCTAACAAGATAAAGAAAGCCCGGTTTTCTAAAATGGGGCTAGAAGGATTATTGGACAAATACCAGATTGAAATAGATTAG
- a CDS encoding LytTR family DNA-binding domain-containing protein has protein sequence MNKLVYNWLNRKYPQNFIIKHEFLGSALNAIFCLVFLLIYKPLGVRESLLLNYPATMAIYCSSAAISIIIMLKILRSINYFSDKHEWTVLKEFLSILFALSGMGIFIYFTAFWVEVSSDRWNLPTFLDSCKYAFLIGVIPFLFFTLMNSRYFYVYNIRTEAENEPSSTPQSGQPEEIIQIDSKLKKEKLNFYPDQFLYATSDGNYVVFYLYRNNKVEKEIIRNSISNIEEQLSHFPALVRTHRAFIVNIKKVYLKKGNALGYQLKLSHIDHEIPVSRQNIKTFDRQFDQLS, from the coding sequence ATGAATAAACTTGTTTACAACTGGCTCAACAGAAAGTATCCACAGAATTTTATTATAAAACATGAATTCCTTGGGTCTGCACTTAATGCAATATTCTGTCTTGTGTTTTTACTTATATACAAACCTTTAGGAGTTCGTGAATCTCTACTTCTGAACTACCCGGCCACAATGGCTATTTATTGTTCCAGTGCTGCCATATCCATCATTATAATGTTGAAAATACTGAGATCGATAAACTATTTCTCGGATAAACATGAGTGGACAGTATTGAAAGAATTCTTATCCATCCTTTTCGCTTTATCCGGCATGGGTATTTTTATCTATTTTACAGCGTTCTGGGTTGAAGTATCGTCGGATCGCTGGAACTTACCTACTTTTTTGGATTCATGTAAATATGCATTTCTTATCGGGGTTATTCCATTCTTGTTTTTTACGCTCATGAATTCCCGCTACTTTTATGTATACAACATACGCACAGAAGCTGAAAACGAACCAAGCTCAACACCACAATCCGGGCAACCTGAAGAAATCATACAAATAGATTCAAAACTAAAGAAAGAGAAACTTAACTTCTACCCCGACCAGTTTCTTTATGCTACATCCGATGGAAATTATGTTGTATTCTATCTCTACCGCAACAACAAGGTTGAAAAAGAAATAATCCGAAACTCAATCAGTAATATCGAAGAGCAATTATCGCATTTCCCCGCACTTGTTAGAACACACAGAGCCTTTATAGTGAATATAAAGAAAGTGTACCTAAAAAAAGGAAATGCACTGGGCTATCAGCTAAAACTATCCCATATCGACCATGAAATCCCTGTTTCCCGACAAAATATAAAAACATTTGATCGACAATTTGATCAGCTCAGTTAA
- a CDS encoding outer membrane beta-barrel protein, with protein MKSKRNLHTSRMFVIACLTFFSHLLYAETSGTIKGRVTDSKNNPVEFATASLVNSATKKLVKGEICNNKGEFIIDKIKPGEYILAVSMIGFAKTESEKLVIDSKANKVIEKNIVLSETSQQLGSVEVVATKKFIEQTVDKMVINPEASITTSSENVYEILKKLPGISIDNSDNISMKGKQNVKVLIDEKPTYVSANQLAAMLKGMQGKNVDRIEIIENPSARYDAEGNSGIINIKTKHIKTPGFNGSTFAGAEIASKFGWNGGLDLNMNYGKFNVYGNYSLYNWAGPNGMDATRRFTSDALNGAYQLIYTRGQYDGQSHNYKIGADYFIRKNHVVSVMLRGSNGHSDNNDQSKTTFADKFMHVDSTLISKSNSNERWKNQTINANYKWDIDSIGQSLSADFDYAWFNYSSPNKQDGVYYNSAGNNQNHDINVSTKQGNDISIYTAKLDYVLPLGKSFNFEAGAKASFVNTDSKINMQGYLVQDDHFIYSEDIQAAYINARGQFNKTTFQLGLRLENTISKGTSVVTNQVNDTSYLKIFPSFFAQQAINKDNNINFKYSYRIGRPDYDMLNPFRWMVDPYTYNVGNPNLKPQFTHSLGLSHSFKNALITSVGYNYSSGVFTQIIRQDDATKSIYQTNENLSSSVDMNISETIQLQPTKWWRLNGTITGMFKEIKFNSGMDSKINRWSYNGNISNNFTLPYKIGFELSGRYSSSQLISNIITRPRYSIDFGIQRKVLKDKGNIKLAINDIFDTGRGSAYAKYGNVDIEVINHYDSRRLQISFNYNFGKAEFKTRSNRSTASSEEQSRSSK; from the coding sequence ATGAAATCAAAAAGAAATTTACACACAAGCAGAATGTTTGTTATCGCCTGTCTGACATTCTTTTCACATTTACTTTATGCTGAAACTTCGGGCACCATAAAAGGGCGCGTAACTGACAGTAAAAACAATCCGGTCGAATTTGCAACAGCCTCACTGGTGAACTCTGCAACGAAAAAACTGGTTAAAGGCGAAATTTGCAATAACAAAGGAGAGTTTATCATTGATAAAATTAAACCCGGAGAATATATCCTTGCTGTAAGCATGATTGGATTTGCCAAAACAGAATCAGAAAAGCTGGTTATAGACTCGAAAGCGAATAAAGTTATTGAAAAAAACATTGTGCTATCGGAAACAAGTCAGCAACTGGGAAGCGTAGAAGTGGTAGCTACTAAAAAGTTTATCGAACAAACCGTAGACAAAATGGTGATAAACCCCGAAGCATCAATCACCACCTCATCGGAAAATGTATACGAAATCCTGAAAAAGCTACCCGGCATTTCCATTGATAACAGCGACAACATTAGCATGAAAGGAAAACAAAATGTGAAAGTGTTGATCGATGAAAAGCCAACTTATGTCTCCGCAAATCAACTGGCAGCCATGCTAAAAGGCATGCAGGGAAAAAATGTGGATCGGATTGAAATTATAGAAAACCCATCTGCGCGTTACGATGCTGAAGGTAATTCGGGAATTATCAACATAAAAACTAAGCACATTAAGACTCCCGGATTCAACGGCAGTACTTTTGCCGGAGCCGAAATAGCCAGTAAATTTGGATGGAACGGAGGTTTAGACCTTAATATGAACTATGGTAAATTCAATGTGTATGGTAATTACTCGCTTTACAATTGGGCAGGGCCTAATGGAATGGACGCAACCCGAAGATTCACAAGCGACGCTCTCAATGGAGCTTATCAATTAATCTACACCAGGGGGCAATATGATGGTCAATCTCATAATTATAAAATTGGTGCCGACTATTTTATCCGCAAGAATCATGTAGTAAGTGTTATGTTGCGCGGAAGCAATGGACACAGCGATAATAATGATCAGAGCAAAACCACATTTGCCGACAAATTTATGCACGTTGATTCGACACTGATATCGAAATCGAACTCCAATGAGAGATGGAAAAACCAAACCATTAATGCAAACTATAAATGGGATATCGATAGCATTGGTCAGTCGTTGTCTGCCGATTTTGACTACGCCTGGTTCAATTACAGCAGCCCGAACAAACAAGACGGTGTATATTATAACTCGGCTGGCAACAACCAGAACCACGATATCAACGTAAGCACCAAACAAGGCAACGATATTAGTATCTACACCGCCAAACTTGATTACGTTTTACCATTAGGAAAGAGTTTCAATTTCGAAGCCGGTGCAAAAGCCAGTTTTGTAAACACCGACAGTAAAATAAATATGCAAGGATATCTGGTACAGGATGATCACTTTATCTATTCGGAGGATATTCAGGCGGCTTATATTAACGCTCGGGGACAGTTCAATAAAACCACTTTCCAATTAGGACTAAGATTAGAAAATACCATTTCAAAAGGAACATCGGTGGTAACAAATCAGGTAAACGACACCAGCTATCTGAAAATTTTCCCTTCGTTTTTCGCACAACAAGCTATAAATAAAGACAATAATATAAACTTTAAATACAGCTACCGTATAGGCAGACCGGACTATGATATGCTAAATCCGTTCAGATGGATGGTTGACCCTTACACCTATAATGTAGGAAATCCAAACCTGAAGCCACAGTTTACGCATTCACTTGGATTGAGCCATAGTTTCAAAAATGCACTTATTACCAGCGTGGGCTATAATTATTCAAGCGGTGTATTTACCCAAATAATCCGACAAGATGATGCTACAAAATCCATTTACCAAACAAATGAAAACTTAAGCAGCTCTGTTGACATGAATATATCTGAAACAATTCAACTACAACCCACCAAATGGTGGAGACTAAACGGAACTATAACCGGCATGTTCAAAGAAATTAAGTTCAATTCGGGAATGGATTCAAAAATAAACCGCTGGAGCTACAACGGAAATATCAGCAACAATTTCACACTGCCTTACAAAATCGGATTTGAATTAAGCGGTCGCTATAGCTCGAGTCAGTTAATCAGCAATATCATTACTCGTCCTCGCTACTCGATAGACTTTGGTATTCAACGAAAAGTATTAAAAGATAAGGGAAATATAAAACTAGCTATAAACGATATTTTTGATACCGGAAGAGGTAGTGCCTATGCAAAATACGGCAATGTTGACATTGAAGTAATAAACCATTATGACTCACGTCGCCTACAAATTTCCTTCAATTACAATTTTGGAAAAGCTGAATTTAAAACCCGATCAAACCGATCAACTGCTTCGAGCGAAGAACAAAGCCGGAGTTCAAAATAA
- a CDS encoding M64 family metallopeptidase, with protein sequence MPKPIAFLLLFLLCSTSLFSQQFSEFFTEKACRIDFQLSGNNKNTSAYLSKIVQEPFWGGRRAHLADDMNLGEYRFMVLDSVSNKLIYIDDFSTLYFEWQSTPEASLVNKSFEQSIQFPYPQKSVKVVIERRLDFDKWEKMIQFGFSPDDKLIRKTKVAEVPVKTICKTASPEKAIDIAVIAEGYTAKQRAKFYKDAQQLADNLFSHEPFLKYKSRINIYAIAALSVDTGITKPQAANWRNTALGSHYYTFYSDRYLTTPNVFTVRDYASLVPYDAIYILANTKAYGGGGIYNFYTLASADSKRAQAEVTVHEFGHSFAGLADEYFYDNDALNGMYNLKNEPWEPNITTLVQFGAKWKKDLPQGTPIPTPPTEENKAKIGVFEGGGYLSKGIYRPYFDCRMRTNTAKGFCPVCLKAVEDRILFLTE encoded by the coding sequence ATGCCGAAACCAATAGCCTTTTTGCTCCTCTTTTTACTTTGCTCCACCAGCTTGTTTTCTCAACAATTTTCGGAATTTTTTACCGAGAAAGCCTGCCGAATTGATTTTCAATTAAGTGGAAACAATAAAAATACCAGTGCTTACTTATCTAAAATTGTTCAGGAGCCCTTTTGGGGAGGTCGCAGAGCTCACCTGGCCGATGATATGAATTTAGGGGAATACCGCTTCATGGTATTGGATAGTGTGAGCAATAAGCTGATATATATAGACGATTTCAGCACCCTTTACTTTGAATGGCAATCGACCCCCGAAGCCTCTCTTGTTAATAAGAGCTTTGAGCAGTCCATACAGTTCCCTTACCCACAAAAATCCGTCAAGGTTGTGATTGAACGCCGACTGGATTTCGACAAATGGGAAAAAATGATTCAGTTTGGTTTCTCACCTGATGATAAATTAATCCGCAAAACAAAAGTTGCTGAAGTTCCTGTAAAAACAATCTGCAAAACAGCTTCACCGGAGAAAGCCATTGACATAGCAGTGATTGCCGAAGGATATACCGCCAAACAACGAGCTAAATTTTATAAAGATGCCCAACAACTGGCTGATAACCTTTTTAGTCATGAGCCTTTCCTGAAATATAAATCCAGAATTAATATTTACGCCATTGCCGCCTTATCTGTTGATACCGGAATTACCAAACCTCAGGCTGCCAATTGGAGGAACACAGCGCTCGGATCACATTACTACACTTTTTACTCCGACAGATACCTTACGACTCCCAATGTGTTTACTGTAAGAGATTATGCATCATTGGTTCCGTACGATGCTATCTACATTCTGGCCAATACGAAAGCGTATGGCGGAGGAGGAATTTACAACTTTTACACCCTGGCATCGGCGGACAGTAAACGTGCACAGGCAGAAGTTACTGTACATGAGTTCGGACACTCATTTGCTGGTCTGGCCGACGAATATTTCTACGATAATGATGCTCTGAATGGTATGTATAATTTGAAAAACGAGCCATGGGAACCTAACATTACTACTCTGGTACAGTTTGGTGCAAAATGGAAAAAAGACCTGCCGCAGGGAACTCCCATTCCTACTCCACCGACAGAAGAGAACAAAGCAAAAATAGGAGTTTTCGAGGGTGGAGGCTACTTATCTAAAGGAATCTATCGCCCGTACTTCGATTGCCGGATGCGGACAAACACTGCAAAAGGATTCTGCCCTGTTTGCCTGAAAGCAGTGGAAGACCGAATTTTGTTTTTGACGGAGTGA
- a CDS encoding DUF2027 domain-containing protein: MKKGDTVRFLNAVGGGIVSRVDELKKMVFVEDADGFEIPALERECVVIAAVNEKTNFPIKDFKTKVEPIIPKPSEVVIPERKPEPVFETPEGDTLKALLAFFPVDIKQLQTTSYECYLVNDSNYYLYYNVINGENDVWASAASGLIEPNMQELLTEISKDQLSSWEKIRVQLLPFKQGKNYTPQSVVDVNMKINAVKFYKLHSFTASEYFDEPALIVDINSEKEKEIENKKMADISPEDIKQAMFTKGETDRPKVIKHTQNSEIIEVDLHINELLDTTAGLSNAAMLQCQLDKFHEVLEENKKRKGQKIVFIHGKGEGVLRKEIEKLLKTRYKAYYFQDASFREYGFGATMVTIK; encoded by the coding sequence ATAAAAAAAGGTGATACAGTGCGTTTTCTGAACGCAGTAGGAGGAGGAATTGTAAGTCGCGTAGATGAATTGAAGAAAATGGTGTTTGTTGAAGATGCCGATGGTTTTGAAATCCCTGCACTCGAACGTGAGTGTGTGGTAATAGCTGCCGTAAATGAGAAAACCAATTTCCCGATAAAAGATTTTAAAACAAAGGTTGAACCGATTATACCCAAACCTTCCGAGGTGGTAATTCCGGAACGCAAACCCGAACCGGTTTTTGAAACTCCCGAAGGAGATACGCTTAAAGCTTTGCTGGCGTTTTTTCCGGTGGATATAAAACAGCTGCAAACCACTTCGTACGAATGTTATCTGGTGAACGATAGCAACTATTATCTATATTACAATGTGATAAATGGTGAGAATGATGTCTGGGCAAGTGCTGCCAGCGGATTGATAGAACCAAATATGCAGGAACTGCTAACAGAAATAAGCAAAGATCAGCTCAGCTCGTGGGAGAAAATTCGTGTTCAGCTACTACCATTCAAGCAAGGCAAAAATTATACTCCGCAGTCGGTCGTAGATGTAAATATGAAGATCAATGCAGTAAAGTTTTACAAACTTCATAGTTTTACGGCTAGTGAGTATTTTGATGAGCCGGCACTTATTGTAGACATCAATTCGGAAAAAGAAAAGGAAATTGAAAATAAAAAGATGGCTGATATATCGCCCGAGGATATAAAGCAGGCTATGTTCACAAAAGGGGAAACCGATCGCCCCAAAGTCATTAAACATACCCAAAATTCTGAAATCATTGAGGTGGATTTACATATCAATGAACTGCTTGATACGACAGCCGGCTTGTCGAATGCTGCTATGCTTCAGTGCCAGTTGGATAAATTTCACGAAGTGCTGGAAGAGAATAAGAAGCGCAAGGGACAAAAGATCGTATTTATCCACGGTAAAGGCGAGGGTGTACTCCGTAAAGAAATAGAGAAACTACTCAAAACCCGTTATAAAGCTTATTATTTTCAGGATGCCTCATTCCGCGAATATGGTTTTGGAGCTACTATGGTTACTATTAAGTAA
- a CDS encoding response regulator: MNILIIDDEVQIQKLLEITLNNNDYHTLIASTAKEGISTAVIHPPDLIVLDLGLPDEDGQSVLIKLREWYLGAIIILSVRSSEEDIIRALDNGANDYLTKPFRTGELLARIRTALRQTQLNPTVQKLEFDNLSIDLTSRTVTLDNESLKLTATEYSLLTLLAKNDGKVLTHQYILKQIWGPGYTQQSQYLRVFVGQLRKKIEPNPNNPKFILTESGIGYRFCTKGEE; encoded by the coding sequence ATGAATATTTTAATCATTGACGATGAAGTGCAAATTCAAAAATTGCTCGAAATTACGCTGAATAATAATGATTATCATACCCTGATAGCTTCCACTGCTAAGGAAGGTATTTCCACTGCCGTAATTCATCCGCCTGATTTAATAGTGCTGGATTTGGGGCTGCCGGACGAAGATGGGCAAAGTGTGTTGATTAAGCTGCGCGAGTGGTATTTGGGTGCTATCATTATTCTTTCTGTTCGCAGTTCGGAAGAGGATATTATCCGGGCATTGGACAATGGCGCAAACGATTATCTGACAAAGCCGTTTCGCACAGGCGAGTTGCTGGCGCGAATCCGCACAGCTTTGCGTCAGACTCAATTAAACCCAACAGTTCAAAAACTGGAATTTGATAATCTGAGTATCGACCTTACTTCACGGACGGTAACTCTCGATAATGAGTCATTGAAATTGACAGCCACTGAATATTCATTACTGACTTTACTGGCAAAGAATGATGGTAAAGTGCTGACTCACCAATATATCCTTAAGCAAATCTGGGGCCCCGGTTACACACAACAATCGCAATATCTGCGTGTTTTTGTGGGGCAATTACGCAAGAAAATTGAACCGAATCCGAATAATCCTAAATTTATTCTCACAGAATCCGGTATAGGCTATCGCTTTTGTACCAAAGGGGAGGAGTAA
- a CDS encoding sensor histidine kinase, whose amino-acid sequence MKLNYFHQSMFKQVVISNLSVVLVALICYASLNYIGYHSVALLLLATVSVLSIFFTIYPVLSAAAMSAIIWDFFFIPPHFTLHITNSEDALLLLMYFVIALTSGILTSKVRELEKQEFLKEERSHTLRLYKTLFDSISHELRTPIATIVGASDNLLQNDVKIAEKDKLELVDQISVAAFRLNRLIDNLLNMQRVESGMLEIKPDWCEVSELINSPVNRLKNELVGHNVEVNIQPEMPIVRIDFGLIEQSVFNLLHNEVLYTQPDSTISINASYDGKNLIITIADNGKGFSEEELKLLFTKFYRISVNKTGGTGLGLSIVKGFVEAHNGTVKVENNTPNGAKFTIVIPVETLMLQDYMDFSNIAVKMNAQYETLTETYRPKQFGKTKDSTTDNSEE is encoded by the coding sequence ATGAAACTCAATTATTTTCATCAAAGTATGTTTAAACAAGTTGTCATAAGCAATTTATCTGTTGTTTTAGTGGCACTGATTTGTTATGCTAGTCTCAACTACATAGGTTATCATAGTGTTGCTTTATTATTGTTGGCAACTGTATCTGTATTAAGTATATTCTTTACTATTTATCCTGTACTATCTGCAGCAGCAATGAGTGCAATAATATGGGACTTTTTCTTTATACCACCTCATTTTACATTGCATATTACTAATTCTGAAGATGCATTATTGCTTTTAATGTATTTTGTCATTGCGTTGACGAGCGGGATTTTAACATCCAAAGTAAGAGAACTTGAAAAACAAGAATTTCTGAAAGAGGAGCGAAGTCACACGCTAAGACTCTATAAAACACTTTTCGACTCAATTTCACATGAGCTACGAACTCCTATTGCAACGATTGTAGGTGCTTCGGATAACTTATTGCAAAATGATGTGAAAATTGCAGAAAAAGATAAATTGGAATTGGTTGATCAGATTTCAGTTGCTGCATTCAGACTGAACCGATTGATAGATAACCTTTTGAATATGCAACGCGTCGAATCAGGGATGCTTGAAATAAAACCGGATTGGTGCGAAGTTAGTGAGTTGATTAATAGTCCTGTCAACCGATTGAAAAACGAACTTGTTGGTCATAATGTTGAAGTCAATATTCAACCGGAGATGCCTATTGTCAGGATTGATTTTGGTTTGATCGAACAATCCGTATTTAATTTATTGCATAATGAGGTACTTTATACTCAGCCGGATTCGACAATAAGTATTAATGCGAGTTATGATGGAAAGAATCTGATAATAACCATTGCAGATAATGGAAAAGGTTTTTCGGAAGAGGAACTTAAATTATTATTTACGAAGTTCTATCGTATATCGGTCAATAAAACGGGTGGAACAGGTTTGGGTTTATCCATTGTAAAAGGGTTTGTAGAAGCTCATAATGGAACTGTGAAAGTTGAAAACAATACGCCAAATGGAGCAAAATTTACAATTGTTATTCCGGTTGAAACATTGATGTTGCAAGATTACATGGATTTTAGTAATATTGCAGTGAAAATGAATGCTCAATACGAAACACTGACTGAAACTTACAGACCAAAGCAATTTGGAAAAACAAAAGATTCAACAACAGATAATTCCGAAGAGTGA
- a CDS encoding amino acid permease gives MTDVIKKVKKTVLGNPLDLKDSSTFRHISLIVFFAWVGLGSDALSSSCYGPEEIYKTLGVHVNLSIIVGLITMVTIFIISTSYSQIIKLFPHGGGGYLVATRLISPNVGMISGSALLIDYVLTISISVSSGADAIFSFLPYEYQSYKVAFALSILGILTILNLRGVKESVTALTPIFVIFLISHIFLIIYAFTTHGSQLQSVAVKTGTELTGTVHQLGIYGTIFLIMKAYSMGAGTYTGIEAVSNGIPNLREPRVKTAIKTMRLLAISLSAAVLGLIISYFLFNVHMQPGKTMNAVLISTAIANWNPIFGQTFLYVTLISEAALLFVAAQTGFLDGPRVMSNMAHDSWLPRSFSMLSDRLVSQNGILIMGIAAYFVIWMSKASVAFLVVLYSINVFITFSLSQFGMVKHWFQVRKQDKKWLSKLLINGTGFLLTTFILLTVIVMKFDEGGWITILITGALVGLALYIKGHYNKIGEEIGRIQKIMNEKMPETIAELNNNLKRKAPTTKIDYTDMTAVILVNGYTGVGLYSLFKILSKFKDVYKNFVFIQVGIVDADSFHQDAVVDTITEKIQQDLGKYVYLINQLGYNAEYRYAIGTDVAEEVLKIVPEITEKYHNTTFIGGQLVFSGTYRASRLLHNYTIFSIQRRLYKLGLTTIIIPISLRKALQVNHYK, from the coding sequence ATGACTGATGTAATTAAAAAAGTAAAGAAAACAGTTCTTGGAAATCCACTGGATTTAAAGGATAGCTCAACGTTTAGACACATTTCACTTATCGTATTTTTTGCTTGGGTAGGACTTGGATCGGATGCGCTTTCTTCTTCATGTTATGGGCCGGAAGAAATTTACAAAACACTGGGTGTTCACGTAAACTTGTCGATAATAGTTGGATTGATAACTATGGTTACCATATTTATTATCAGTACCAGTTACTCTCAAATCATTAAATTATTCCCTCACGGTGGTGGTGGTTACTTGGTGGCTACTCGCTTGATTTCGCCAAACGTTGGTATGATTTCAGGTTCAGCCTTGCTTATCGACTATGTGCTAACAATTTCCATTTCTGTATCTAGTGGTGCTGATGCTATTTTTAGTTTTTTACCCTATGAGTATCAAAGTTACAAGGTTGCATTTGCATTATCTATTTTAGGTATACTCACAATTTTGAATCTTCGTGGAGTAAAAGAATCAGTAACTGCTCTAACTCCTATTTTTGTCATTTTCCTCATTTCGCATATTTTTCTTATTATTTACGCTTTTACAACACACGGTTCTCAATTACAATCGGTTGCGGTGAAAACAGGAACTGAATTGACAGGCACTGTTCATCAACTGGGCATATACGGAACAATTTTCCTTATAATGAAAGCCTACAGTATGGGTGCCGGAACGTATACAGGTATTGAAGCTGTAAGTAACGGAATTCCAAACTTGCGCGAACCTCGTGTTAAGACTGCTATCAAAACCATGCGATTATTAGCAATATCATTGTCGGCTGCTGTTTTGGGTTTGATCATTTCTTACTTCCTTTTCAATGTACATATGCAACCCGGTAAAACAATGAATGCAGTGTTGATTTCTACTGCCATTGCTAATTGGAATCCTATTTTTGGTCAAACCTTCTTGTATGTTACGCTTATTTCGGAAGCTGCTTTACTTTTTGTTGCAGCCCAAACAGGTTTTTTGGATGGACCTCGTGTAATGTCGAATATGGCTCACGATTCCTGGTTGCCTCGTAGTTTCAGTATGTTAAGCGACCGGTTGGTTTCGCAAAACGGTATCTTAATTATGGGTATTGCTGCTTACTTTGTAATCTGGATGTCGAAGGCATCGGTTGCATTTTTGGTGGTGCTTTATAGTATTAATGTGTTCATTACTTTCTCATTGTCTCAGTTTGGGATGGTAAAACACTGGTTTCAGGTACGCAAGCAAGATAAGAAATGGTTGAGTAAATTGCTGATTAATGGAACGGGTTTCTTGCTTACAACTTTTATTCTCTTAACAGTAATTGTTATGAAATTCGACGAAGGCGGTTGGATCACCATTTTGATAACAGGCGCATTAGTTGGATTGGCTCTTTATATCAAAGGACATTATAATAAAATTGGTGAAGAAATTGGTCGTATTCAGAAGATTATGAATGAAAAAATGCCTGAAACCATTGCAGAACTCAATAATAACCTGAAGCGTAAAGCACCGACAACTAAGATTGATTATACTGACATGACGGCTGTAATTCTGGTTAATGGTTATACAGGCGTAGGATTATATTCGTTATTCAAGATTCTGAGCAAGTTCAAAGATGTTTATAAAAACTTCGTATTTATTCAGGTTGGAATTGTAGATGCTGATAGTTTTCATCAGGATGCTGTAGTAGACACAATTACTGAAAAAATTCAGCAAGATTTAGGTAAATATGTTTATCTGATCAACCAGTTGGGCTATAATGCTGAATATAGATACGCTATTGGAACTGATGTGGCAGAAGAAGTACTTAAGATTGTTCCTGAAATTACGGAGAAATATCACAACACCACTTTCATTGGTGGGCAATTGGTGTTTAGCGGAACGTATCGCGCATCCAGGTTACTTCATAACTATACTATTTTTTCAATTCAACGTAGGTTGTATAAATTGGGTCTGACAACAATTATAATTCCTATTTCTTTGAGAAAAGCATTGCAGGTCAATCATTATAAATAA